Part of the Candidatus Protochlamydia phocaeensis genome is shown below.
TGGGCTTTAAGCCATTTATATTTGGGAGAAACGATTCTTTATAATATATACATGATAATATCTACATACCAAATTATTATTCACATATGAAACTGCTCCTTGCAATCCTATTTATTTTATTGATTCTCCTTCAAATTAGTATTTTTTTATTTGATTTCCATTTTTTCTCCTCTCCTCTTCCCCCCTTTAAAGTCGGTCTTCTTTATTCAACCAGTGGATTTCGATCAAACAAAGAGACTCCCGCTTTGCAGGCAGCTTTAATGGCAATCGATGAAATTAATCAGAAAGGAGGCATCCTTGGAAGAAAAATTTTACCTGTGATTCGCGATGCCCAATCTGAATGGGAATCAACGGAAAAAGGCATCGAGTCCTTAATTCTAGAGGAAAAAGTAGCGGCCATCTTCGGAGGATGGACGCATCGGGGCTACTATGCAATTAAAGAATTGATAGAAAAACACCAGCATTTATTAATCAACCCCTTTCAATACGATGGCATTATCAGCTCTCCACATCTTATCTGGATTGGCATATCGCTCAATCAGCAAGTCGCTCCAACAATCGCTTATTGCATGCAGCATATCGGGCAGCATTTTTTCTTAGTGGGATCAGATATGATGAATTCTCACATCATTCATGTATTGGCTAAAGATCAAATCGCTTTATCTTCGGGAAAAATCGTTGGCGAAATATTTGCCCCGCTTCATGAAGACAAGCTGGACTCCATTGTTCAAGCCATTCTGAAAGCCAAGCCGGATGTGATATTATGTTCTTTAATAGGCAATGAAAATGCCCTCTTTTTCAAAAAATTAAAAGAAGCGGGCATTACAGCCGAAAAAACACCTACCTTCTCGTTTACCTTAACTGAAGTGCTTTTAGAAAATATAGATAGCGCTGATGTAGTTGGAAATTATGCGACATGGAATTACTTTGAATCTATTGACAATCCACTTAATCATCAATTTGTTCCTAATTTTTTAAAATTTTCTCAATCCAAACATGTAGATAGCACGTCGGAAGCAAGCTATCTTGGCATTAATTTATGGGCACAAGCTGTTAGAGAGGCTCAAACAACGGATATTCGCTCTTTGAGATATATTTTTGATAGCATGCTGATAGATGCCCCAGAGGGGCCTGTTTTCATGGATGTCAGAGGGCTTCATGCCTGGAGGCATATTCGCATTGGCAAAGTCGGGCCAGATAAGCAATTCGACATTATTTGGACTTCCAAATCGCCAATTCGCCCAACTCCTTTTCAAATCTATCATTCCCAAGAAGAATGGAAGGAGTTAACAGAAAAACTATACAACAAGAATCCCTAGCTTGCAGTTAAATCCTTATGCTTCGATCGAAATCTTTTCTATACAATCAAAGCCTCCACACTCAATTGATTCTATGGTTTTTCCTTATTGCTTTTCTTCCTTTAGGATGGACGACATTCATTTCTTATGAAGTCTCCAAAAAAATTATATTAAAGCAGGCGACTAATCATTTACAGGCTCTAAGCCTGCGCCAAGCTCAATTAATTGAGAACTATTTTCATGAAAAAGAGCGCAGTACCGCTTCTCTGGCTAGGGGAACAATTATTCCAAAGGCGATTAAAGATTTTGCAACAGCTTTAGCTAAATATGGGCAAGATTCTTCTGAATATAGAGCGGAAGAAAAACTGTATCGCCCCATTTTCACCTTTGAGGCGGAAACGCTTGGATATCGCAATCTTTTTTTAGTAACCAAAGAGGGAGAAATTGTTTTCTCGGCCTTTCCTTCTCTAATAAGAGTGGGTTCCAATTTATCGGATCCGCGTTATCCCATTAAAGAATTAAGCACAATCTTTTTAAATGCCCGAGACCTATTGGAAAGCGAAATTTCCCCGCTTATTTATTCGCCTCTACCCGCTTCACCCTCTTCCTATATTGCCACTCCGCTTATCGAGCAAAATAATATTATGGGAGTTCTATTAGCCCAAATAGATAATACGGCCATTTATAACCTTGTAGAAGATTATAATGGCTTAGGAGAGACAGGAGAAACACTTTTAGTCGATCAAGACGGCTCTGAAATTTTAACGATCACTCCACTGCGCCATTTAAGGGATATGAGCGCCATTCATGAAGTAGAGTCCAATAGCTCTTTCGGCCAGTTTATTCAACGCGTGCTCGAAGGAAAAAGATTAGTCGCTCAAGTTGTTGATTATAGAAACAAAGCGACTTTAATGGTGGGAAGGCATTTTGAGCCGTCTCTCCATTGGGGAATTATCACCAAAATGGATATGAATGAGCTTTTGGCCCCCATTAACCAACTTAAGTACTCTTCTTGGATTCTGGCCATTACAACTGCTATCATCGTTATCTTAATGGCCTCTAATGTAGCCAGAAATATTACCCACCCGCTTTTAGTTTTAACAAAAAAAACGCGTTTAATGGCAGCAGGAGACTTATCGCAACGTATAGATATCTCTACAAACAATGAAATAGGCCGTTTAGCGGCTTCTTTTAATGATATGGCGTCCCAGCTTGATAATATGGTTAAAAATCTTGATACACTGGTCGCCATGCGCACAGAAGAAGTTGAATTGCAAAATATTCAACTAGAAAGAACCATAGAAGAATTGCGGCAAACGCAAAACAGACTGATCACACAAGAGAAATTAGCTTCTTTAGGTGCGTTGACAGCAGGAATTGCCCACGAAATTAAAAACCCTTTAAATTTTATCAATAATTTTGCCGAGCTGTCTTTGGATATTCAGCAGGACATAGGAAAGCATCTAGACAGCTTGTCCTCTCTTATAACAAAAGAAGAGTTTAAGGAATTAGACGAGTTATTCCAAACTTTAAAACTTAATATTAGAAAAATTTTAGAACATGGAAAAAGAGCGGATAGCATCGTCTATAATATGCTTCAGCACTCCAGGGGAACACCTGGTGAAAAAGTCTTAATTAACCTCAATTCCCTATTAGATGAATACGTTACTTTATCTTATCATGGCATGCGGGCGCAAAATACAATCTTTAACGTTAAAATTGAGAAATACTATGATCCAACCTTGCCGCCTATTGCCGTCGTGCCTCAAGAAATGAGTCGCGTATTTCTCAATCTCCTCAATAATGCTTATTATTCTGTTTATCAAAAAAGCAAATCCATTAAAGATCCCTATACCCCCATTGTCCGAGTCTCAACGGAAAATCATCAAGATTTAGTGATCATTAAAATATGGGATAATGGAACAGGCATTCCTTATGAAGTCTTTCCCAAACTTTTTACTCCATTCTTTACGACTAAACCAACAGGAGAAGGAACAGGACTGGGACTATCTTTAAGCTATAACATTATTGTACAAGGACATAATGGAACGCTTATTGCCGAAACAGAGCCCGGACAATTTGCAGAATTCATCATTAGTCTTCCGACAGGAAAGAAACAGCATTGAAATTATAAAATATCCACGTTATACCAAGAATACACTAGAAATATGTATATAAAGCCATGCTTTACCCAAGTCCGTAACTGTGAATAAAAACTGTTTGAAAATCTTAATTGTAGATAGCGAAGAAGATAGCCATCTGCTTTTTAATCAACAGTTTAAAAATGAAATTAAAGCGAATCAGCTAAGCTTATATTATGCTCATTCATCGGAAGAGGCTTTATCATATTTAAGTAAAAATTTAAATCCTCGCCTTGTTTTCATTTTAGCGGATATTAGTATGCTCGGAATAAATGGTTTCGAACTTCTGAAAATAATTAAGCAACAATATCCTCACCTTCCCATTTATATGGCCATTGCTAACGAAAATCCAGAAAGCGGCAAATTAGCCAAGGAATTTGGCGCAGAGGAAATTCTTAGTAAACCTTTAAATTTTGCTTATTTAAAAAAAATGATTTTAAATTTTATCGAAAGACATGAATCAAATTGAACGGATTACAGAAATGGCTAAAATTCTTGTTGTTGATGACGAGCCAGATATTGAGCTGCTAATTAAACAAAAATTCGCTAAGCAGCTAAAATCCAAAGAAATAGAATTTGTATTTGCTTCAAATGGAGCAGAGGCTCTTCGAACATTACATCAAGACAAGGATATCAATGTCATT
Proteins encoded:
- a CDS encoding transporter substrate-binding protein encodes the protein MKLLLAILFILLILLQISIFLFDFHFFSSPLPPFKVGLLYSTSGFRSNKETPALQAALMAIDEINQKGGILGRKILPVIRDAQSEWESTEKGIESLILEEKVAAIFGGWTHRGYYAIKELIEKHQHLLINPFQYDGIISSPHLIWIGISLNQQVAPTIAYCMQHIGQHFFLVGSDMMNSHIIHVLAKDQIALSSGKIVGEIFAPLHEDKLDSIVQAILKAKPDVILCSLIGNENALFFKKLKEAGITAEKTPTFSFTLTEVLLENIDSADVVGNYATWNYFESIDNPLNHQFVPNFLKFSQSKHVDSTSEASYLGINLWAQAVREAQTTDIRSLRYIFDSMLIDAPEGPVFMDVRGLHAWRHIRIGKVGPDKQFDIIWTSKSPIRPTPFQIYHSQEEWKELTEKLYNKNP
- a CDS encoding sensor histidine kinase translates to MLRSKSFLYNQSLHTQLILWFFLIAFLPLGWTTFISYEVSKKIILKQATNHLQALSLRQAQLIENYFHEKERSTASLARGTIIPKAIKDFATALAKYGQDSSEYRAEEKLYRPIFTFEAETLGYRNLFLVTKEGEIVFSAFPSLIRVGSNLSDPRYPIKELSTIFLNARDLLESEISPLIYSPLPASPSSYIATPLIEQNNIMGVLLAQIDNTAIYNLVEDYNGLGETGETLLVDQDGSEILTITPLRHLRDMSAIHEVESNSSFGQFIQRVLEGKRLVAQVVDYRNKATLMVGRHFEPSLHWGIITKMDMNELLAPINQLKYSSWILAITTAIIVILMASNVARNITHPLLVLTKKTRLMAAGDLSQRIDISTNNEIGRLAASFNDMASQLDNMVKNLDTLVAMRTEEVELQNIQLERTIEELRQTQNRLITQEKLASLGALTAGIAHEIKNPLNFINNFAELSLDIQQDIGKHLDSLSSLITKEEFKELDELFQTLKLNIRKILEHGKRADSIVYNMLQHSRGTPGEKVLINLNSLLDEYVTLSYHGMRAQNTIFNVKIEKYYDPTLPPIAVVPQEMSRVFLNLLNNAYYSVYQKSKSIKDPYTPIVRVSTENHQDLVIIKIWDNGTGIPYEVFPKLFTPFFTTKPTGEGTGLGLSLSYNIIVQGHNGTLIAETEPGQFAEFIISLPTGKKQH
- a CDS encoding response regulator; this encodes MNKNCLKILIVDSEEDSHLLFNQQFKNEIKANQLSLYYAHSSEEALSYLSKNLNPRLVFILADISMLGINGFELLKIIKQQYPHLPIYMAIANENPESGKLAKEFGAEEILSKPLNFAYLKKMILNFIERHESN